Proteins encoded by one window of Lactobacillus sp. ESL0684:
- a CDS encoding bifunctional oligoribonuclease/PAP phosphatase NrnA, giving the protein MSTFAQIYQKIEQFSTIILHRHTSPDPDALGSQAGLARSLKLKFPAKRILCAGENDEGDLSWINQMDQVEPTDYQGALVITTDTANTARIANKLYDQGDLLIKIDHHPDVEPYADLSYVDADAPAASQIVADFIIEQGLPLTDQVAYPLYAGIVGDTGRFMYPETTEHTFNVVAKLTATGININEIARRISDVTFEQAKLQAVVLDYMEVDPSGAAYAVLSQATLAKLGVDFEQASCTVSTPGRIKDIIAWNVFVEKPDGTYRVHYRSKGPVINELAAKHDGGGHALASGANAKDLTEVKQIFAELVQVTKEYQKNYE; this is encoded by the coding sequence ATGAGCACTTTTGCGCAAATTTATCAAAAAATCGAACAATTTTCGACTATTATTTTACATCGGCATACTAGTCCAGATCCGGATGCGTTGGGGTCACAAGCTGGGCTTGCTCGCAGTTTGAAACTTAAATTTCCTGCTAAGCGTATTCTATGTGCAGGTGAAAATGACGAGGGCGACTTAAGCTGGATTAACCAAATGGATCAAGTTGAGCCTACAGATTATCAAGGAGCACTAGTTATTACTACCGATACTGCCAACACTGCTCGGATCGCTAACAAATTATATGATCAGGGTGATTTGTTAATTAAGATTGACCACCATCCTGACGTTGAACCATATGCTGATTTAAGCTATGTCGATGCTGATGCACCAGCTGCTTCACAGATTGTGGCTGACTTTATTATTGAACAAGGCTTGCCACTTACTGACCAAGTCGCTTATCCTTTGTATGCTGGAATTGTTGGGGATACAGGGCGCTTTATGTATCCGGAAACTACTGAGCATACTTTTAATGTGGTAGCTAAATTGACAGCTACTGGTATTAATATTAATGAAATTGCTCGCCGAATTAGTGATGTAACTTTTGAACAGGCTAAGCTGCAAGCAGTCGTTTTGGATTATATGGAAGTTGACCCAAGTGGTGCTGCATATGCGGTGCTATCACAAGCAACCTTAGCTAAATTGGGGGTTGATTTTGAACAAGCTTCATGCACGGTTTCAACTCCAGGTCGGATTAAAGATATCATTGCGTGGAATGTTTTCGTGGAAAAACCCGATGGCACTTATCGGGTACATTATCGTTCTAAAGGTCCAGTAATTAATGAATTGGCTGCTAAACACGATGGCGGCGGACACGCCTTAGCAAGTGGTGCCAATGCGAAAGATTTAACTGAAGTAAAGCAGATTTTCGCAGAATTAGTCCAAGTAACTAAGGAATATCAAAAAAATTATGAATAA